A segment of the Candidatus Nitrososphaera gargensis Ga9.2 genome:
TAAACTGCAAAGGATGCAGAGGTCTCAGCACGGTAATTGGGGCTGTATTCATGATACTCATCACTCTAGGGGCCCTGAACGTTGTGCTGTGGACCATGCAGCAGCAGGACAGGGTCACTCAATCGATCATTGAAAAATCAAGCTCGGAACTTAACAGGCTCAACGAAGAGATCGACATTACCGACGTAAGGGTGACTAGCAACAAGAAGCTGAACATGACAGTCGCCAATACCGGCGGCGCAGCCGCAACGATCAAGTCGATTTATATTGTTAATGAAACATCAAAGGAGCAGTTCAGGTACGACCTCAACAAAGTTGTCGATGGAAGAAAATCTGTTAACATTGGCAATGAGTTGCCCTTGTCTATCAAGAACAATACCAAATATTCTATCAGAGTTGTCACTGAATCAGGAAATACTGCGACGACCAACTTGACGCCGATTTCTTCTGTAGCGCTGCCGATGGCACTCTATGTCATCCCACCAACATTCACACCGGGAGAGAATGTTACGGTGCTCTATACAGTGACGAATAACTTGACTGATTCGCAGTTGACTGGACCTGTCAAGCTGAATCTGACCTATACTGTTGACTGCAGCCCTCTAGGAAGCGCAAGCTGTAATGTAATAAAACATGTGCAGCCGCCATCAAATATTACAACAATAGCAAAAGGCAGTACAGCGCTATTCAAGTGGATCTTTGAAGTGCAGATACCGGATGAAAAGTATATCAACTTTAACGCTTCCTTGGCTAATGCAAAGCAGGGCAATTGGGTTCGTGAAAGGGCGTATTCAAAACTGATCGAGGAATCCCAAATATCAGCTTCCACGACACAAGTGATTTACACATCCTTGGTGCAAAAGCCAGAGATATTCCTGATCCTTCCAAGTCCATTTGGCGAGAACACAGAAAAAGGATTGTGGGGCGTGGTTGTTTCAAATCCAACAAAAGTCCCCATGACGGTTTCTAGGATTGTGATAAATGCCTACACCTCAAAGCCCGCTCAAGGAGGTGTTAATTCTTTCATTATAAAAAGTGGCAATAATTGTGAAACCGCAATTTATCCAGGTACGGGCGACTCTCCACAGTGGACTTGTCCGCATGAGAATATGATTCAATGGAAAAATACTGCAAGTCCCGAGATAGTAGATCCGTTAAGCTCTAAATCATTTCTGGCAAGGGTACAATCGGATGATCCTACAGAAGAACCTGCATTTATGGTATCTGTTACAGTCTTTACTAATATGGGACAATTTACAAAGACTGGCTACTCTTCAGGCGCAGCCGCCAGTACCAATGCTATTGCGAACGTATTCATGTCTAAAACAGGTAGTGCTTCGAATGCCTATCAAGATGGCAACATCCTCACACACATAAACGGCATTGCATCAGGATCGACTATAAGAGTAAACATGACGGTGGTTGATTTTGATAAGGCAGGTGACAAGTACATAAAATCCGGAACAAAACTAATTATCAATGTGCCAACAGATTTTACAGATGTCGTGGTTATAACCCCGCTATCGGGTTTTAGCTCAGCAATTGTCACACCATATGATGATGGTTCGACTCAGATCGTCGCAGAGTTATCAGAACACGTAGGGAACGATAATAACGCTGTTGAAGCCAAGGTGCTGTCTTTCACCGCGAAAGTTCCTATAGTAACTTCTAAGAAGGTTTACATAATGTATGCATTGCTTGATGGTCAATCTAATCCAAATGATTTTTCAGTGGGCGCCCTTGCAGAGATGCCTTTACAGGTAACGCCCAGCTAGCTTCCGTCTACATCATACCTCATGCCACCAAGTAGATAAAAAGACAATATGACACTAACTTCATCCATTCATTAAGATTAACAAAAGAGAAAGTTTAGGTTCCTTTTACAAGGATGGTCTGCCAAGTCGGTTGATGGAGTATTTTAAGAACTATTCGTCATAAGTAATGGTTGGAAGTTCGGAAAACGGTAACATGCCGTCTTTTTCAGTTGACAAAAAGAAAACTAGCATTACTTGATGAAGTGTACGCTGTATGGCAGGATATGATCAAGAAGAGGAAGCCATATGCAGAGAACCGCAAGATGCATCCAGAAATATACTCGATGTATGCTGCCATGGCATCAAGAGCAGAGCCAAACGACCCTCTTTATCTAAATGAACAAGCATTCAGCATAGTTAAAACGAATAACAAGTTTGCAAAGTATTTTCTGGACATCAGGATTGCAAAGGGAGTCAGGATTTACTGCCCGCTACGAACCAAGCATGACATCAATGGCAAGTTTAATGACTCCAAGCTCGTCAAGCGCGATGAGCATTACGAACTTCATCTCTCTATCTCGAAAGAAATTGGGATTAACGCTCATCCCTCTGCCATACTCGCTGTGGATATGGGCGAGAGGAACATTGCGACTGCTGTGCTGCTCGTCAGTGATCCTCGTTCTGCCAAAATTCCAACCAAAGTAGGTAGACCCATGTTCATGAGCAGAAAGGTTAGAGGCTTGAGACGGCACTATGCGTACCTTCGCAGAGTGCTTGGACAAAAGAAACTGCTCCACATGATCAAACGGATAAAGGATACTGAAAAGCGCAAGGCAAATGACATGCTACATAAAATCAGTAGAGCTCGTCAACATCGCAAAGCAGAACAATGCTTTGATACTACTTGGCGACCTGTCTGGAATACGAGATAGGTCAAGAGGTAGAAGGATGAACAGGATAGTTGCAAACATGCCATTTTATAGGCTGGCGCAGTACATCACGTACAAGGCCAGCTGGGAAGACATCCCAGTGATTACGACAAAGGAATGGTACAGCAGCAAGATATGTCACAAATGCGGCAGTGACAATACAAGCAGACCACATCAAGGGCTGTTTGTGTGTCATGATTGCGGCTACTCTTGCAACGCTGACTACAACGGAGCAGTCAATCTTGGAAATAGGTTGGCAGAGCATGTCTTTGCCAACGGCGTGATCGGATTCTCTGCGCTAGAGCAGGACGACTTTTTGGATTCCGCAAGTCAACCTAAGACTTGGCAGAACCTACAAGGATTCCCTTTATTTCCTGATTGTCGAGCAGCGCATCGATCAGTTTCTGTTGCTCTTCTTCTGGAAGCTCGTTTGACATTTCGAGTGAGTCGATTGCCCTGAGCTTCCAGTAGCTGGTAAGAGCATGCTCTACGGTCGTTTGAGCGTCAAAAACAACTTTGCCAAAGGCAGTGAGAAGGTACTTGCCGCTCTTTTTCCTAACAAGTCCTGCCTTTGTCATCCTAGACAGCCTCGAATAGTATTGCTTGCGCGTGAGCTTTGTCTTGCTCTTCAGGCTTTCGCTGTCAATTGTTCCTTGGGCAATGGTCTTGAAAAGTTCCAATGATTTGTCATCGGCAATAGTCCTAAGGACTGTCGCCGGCGTCTGCGCCTTAGCCATATTCTATATCGAATGATATTTGCGTGCTTATTATAGCTTTATTCTCTATCAGGTGGAGATATGCGACAAAAGTCTCCAATAATGGGAACGACTAAGAGTACAAGAACACACTATACTAAATGAACAGCAACCCCCCGATTACAAAGCTTGTTTGCAACACCATGTGCAGCGGGAACCATTTCTTGTGTTGTTTGCGCATCAATTCAGCGTCCTGTAGCACTCGCGATATTTTTGTCATCCTTGCCACTGCAAGCAGCCCCACGACACTAGTAGCTATCGCGGTAGTCATGCTCATGCCATCAGCCGCCAGAGCATAAAGCGTCCAAGATATGGCAGGCATGCACGCCAAGAGAATTATTAATGTCGTAAGGGTGCTTTTTCCTCCAAGTACAATAGGAATTGTGCGCCTTCCTGCTGCCCTGTCTCCCTTGACATCACCTAGATCGTTGACTATAGAGCCAACAAATATCATGATCCCAAATATTGCCATAGCGTGGATTGGCACGATAGGCTCGCTGAATGCCAGCTCTGTCCCATAGCTTGAAGTGATTCCAAGGAGCACGCAGAGCATGTAGAATATGGCAATCGTCAGGTTCTTGATGACAAACCTTTTCATCAGAGCGACTTTCGGTGCAGAATATAGGATGCCAATAAGCAACATCGGCGCTACTAGCATAATGCTGGTCAGATTGGATGTACTTGCGGCTAGCACGACTCCTGTTCCATTTGTGAGCACTATGAAGGTCCAGACCTGGCGTCTTGAAACCTTGCCAGAAGGTATTGGCCGACTTTTTGCATTGGTTCTGTCAAGATCTGCATCGACAAGATCGTTCAGTATATACATTCCTACGGCCACAAGTAGTGAGATAAAAGGCAGTGGGAGGACCCCACGAATCGCCTCCAAGATTTCTGTCTCGGAACCTATCGCACCAATAACACCGGGTACGCAAAATATGCCAGCCAAAGTTGCAAGGGAGTAGAGGAGACCAAACTTTCTGCGGGAATTAAAGAGGATCAGCTGGGAACGTACAAAAGAAGCTTTGACTTGCGAATTGATATTTTCCTGCGGTTGTTGTTGTCCTCCTTCTATTATTGCGGTCATAGCATTCCAAGGATGCTTGCCATCTTTTTTGCATAGAGTTTCTTATGGAGGAAAGTTCTGACATTTATTGTCTGTTTTTCCACAATATTATAGCTGGGCTTCCTAGCTACGAAGATAGTTTTCATAAGAAATAACGCGACTAAGCAGCTAAAGCTTATTGCAGGGCTAGGCCGTCAATTGCTGTATTCTTACGGTCAGCATATAGCTCTCCGCCTAGAACTATGATAGTTACCCATGCCAAATATTTGTAGAAATAACATATTTCATCATAATTATTCTATTTTTTCCCTTAAAGATATCAAATGGATGTCCTTACTAAGAAACAATTTATTCTCCATAACTGGAAACTTATTAAAACTTAAATATCTCAGAGGCGACTCTTGGATAGATATATGCCAGAGACAGCTACTATAGGAGAGATTTTTTCTATTTTAGCAGACAGACATTCACTAAATATAATAAAAATGGCATATTCTGGTTTCAGGGCTTCTGCAGAAAGCTACAAAGGCAACCTGAGCAAGAAACAGTTTTACGTACGATTAAAGCGGCTCCGCGATTTAGGCTTGATTGAGAAACGCGATTCAGTTTATAGGACTACTACGTTTGGCTCCCTAATCTACAATGGGCATGTCAAGACGCTTGAAGATATTCTGGCCAACTATTGGAACCTCAAAGCGATCGACGTCTTGAAGTCAAGGCAGGACTTTCCCTTGCAGCAGAAGGAAAAAGTCATAGATGAAATAATCCGAAACAGCAGCTTGAAGAGCATCGTAAATGGCACACACCTATCAGGGTTCTCTGTCGTCAAAGACTATAACCGGCTAGTCTTGGAAGTAACAAAATTGCTCGAAAGCGCAAAAAACGAAGTATTCATGGCCACTCGCTACTACGATCCTCATTTCTCAAAGTTAATGTTCCACAAGATTGCCAACGAGGGCCTAACAATGCATCTGCTAGATGGTCTCCCAGACCAGATCAGCCTTGAAAACAGGCTTAATGCAATACTTCGAGTCCCGCCAAACAGGGAAACAGCAGAGATGGTAAACAACATAATCAAGTCCCACAGGTTTGACCTGAGGAAAGCAAACCTATCAGCCAGCTTTATGGTGGTCGATGGCACCACAGTCTGCTACGAAACAACTAACTATACCAGCCCAGAGCAGTTTACGCTTGCGGTTTCGCACTATGATGACCCGTACCTTGCACAGCGCTTCATATCATACTACCATATGCTGGCAAAAGACGCCAAGGTTCCACAGCTTTTAGCAAGCGTTCGCGAAAAATAAAATTGTATTATTTTCTGCCATCCAAGGATCTCATCCACGTTACCAGTGATGAGATGAATTTCATTCTGGATTCTTCTGTGTAAGTCGAGGATTGAATATAGAACATTGCATCATAGAACCAGTGATCGCAGTCAAATATCTCGATATTCTTTCTTTTTGTGCGCAAGAGTTTGAAGAATTCTTCAGAGACCTGAAGATACACGTTCCTATCTTCTTTTCCATGCAAAAGCAGCACCGGCAGATCGCCGACATCTGATAGCTCTGCCAGCTTGTTGTTCTTTACGGTAATTACATCTACAAGGTATCTGTATGAATATCGGAAATTTATTATCGGATCCTTCATCATCCATGCAACCCTGTCGCCGCCGATCCTGACATAAGTGGGAAAAGCCTTTGTGATGTCAAGACGCTTGCTCGGGACAAATATCCTGCCAAGGAGCAATAACAAAGACTGGATTGTATTGGGCTCTGCGTCAAATCTTCTTTTCATATTGCGGACCCGAATGTACGGGCAGAGCAGGATCAACCCGTCGATGGAACTCTTGAACAGGTGTGCATACCACAGCGCAAAAGTGCTGCCCATGCTGTGAGCTAGCAAGAACACCCTTGACGATCTTTTTTTCAGATCTCTAACTATCTGATCTATGGACTTTATGCACATATCAAAATCAAGGTCGCCCTTTTCGCCATCAGACCTGCCGTGACCCGGCAGATCCATGCTGGCAACATTGTATCCGGCCTCTGACAGTTTGATGCCAATGTATGTAAAGATCCGGGCATCGCAGCAAAGTCCGTGTATGCATAATACAGTATCATTTTTGGGCTCCTTTGAAAGAGTTTCAATGACGTTTATCTTGCCGCTTGCCGTCTCATAGAAGGTCACAAACTATGCACCCTAGTGCTTGCACAACTCGGAAGTTCAAATAGGTTTCTGCATTGAGGTTTTTCTGCCACGCTGTGACTGTCAAGATTGTCAGTGGCAGACAGCTATTTTCTTTTTCTTCCAACTGCGCTAAATAGCCTCGCGTATGTCACAAAACTTCCTTTTTTCTTTGCAAGCTCTTTCAAACCTTTGTACATGTTTGCAAACTCTCGCTCGCTTTGTAGCCCATGCTTTAAGATCCGCGGCTTCAAGCTATCTGCAAGTTGCCATCCAAGGGAGCTGTACGGCTCGCAACCCATCAAGATGCAAGGCGAATAGCACTCTATGGTTGTATCAAGGGACTCATCCATCAGAAGTTTGTACAATTTTCTTCCTGCCAGAGGATCCGCACCAGTCTTTTTGATCAGCGCAACATAGACCTCTCTGAGACTATTGAAGGCCTTGTTCTCAGGATACGATAACCAGGAGCCTGGCGCGTGGTCCAGCTCTTGGATTATTATCGCTCCCCCTCTTTTTGCCAGCTGGATCATGGAACGCACCGCCTTCTTCGTATCGTTCAGATGGTGAAAGACAAACCTAGAATAGACGATATCAAACCTCTCTTTTCCATCAAGCCTGCTTTCGCAAATATTGTCATGTACAAACTCCATGTTGTGTTGGGGACTGACCGTCCGGCAGTACTGAAGGTATCTATCGTCCATGTCCACGCCTAGCACACGCCCTGCCACGCCTACCATTTCAGCCATCAATCTGCTGACAGAACCCGAGCCACAGCCAATATCAGCGCAGCTCATACCCTTCTTCAACCCGGCAGCCAAAAGCGTCTGTCTTGTCAGAGGCTCGAAGAGTTTTGCCTGTGTTTCAAGCCTTTTTATCTCGCGGTCATGATCGCCCAAGATATAACTTTCTGTCACTGCGCTCCCCCCTACACTTAGGCAAGAAGCTTTAGCCTTGCCCTCACAGTGGGAAATATTTCGTAGGTTCTCTTAACCTTTTCTCAACTCTCCATGTGTGCCTGCTTCAGGACAACAAGCAGATATAGAGTTAGGCAAAGCATTGGCGAGCTTTGCTGGGCACCTACAAGCGCAGCAACTTCACAGGAACGTGACACCGGCTGCCTTGGCTTCGACGAAGTCAATATAGCCATATACAGAACATATAGAAATTGTTCTTAAGATCGTTTTGTACATGCATTTCGTGACAACCACATTTGCGACAGATTCTTTTAAGGTTGTGAACGTTTCCCCAATTTCTGATCAGTTCAAGCGCCTTCAGGTGATCTCGTGTGACATCAGCAACGTGGGCAGGAAGTCTTTTAATGTCCTTATTGACGGCATTATCAGCGAAGTAACCGTTCTCAAAAGATGCTGTGACAAGTCCGTCAAGTCGTTCAGCCAATAATCATCCTTATTAGTAACAGGTTGCGGCAGCCAGCGCAGCACTGGCCGGTATCATTATTATCCATGCATACACTATGCGCCGGCCAAGGCTCCAGCGGATAGCGGAGAGTCTTTTTGTGGCTCCTGCTCCCATGATTGCGCCAGAAATCGCATGAGTGGTGTTGACAGGAATTCCAAGCCAAGCCATCGATGTCAGGATGGCCCCGCCGCCCGTCTCTGCGCAGAACCCCTGATATGGCCTTCGGCTGGTCAGCCGGAATGCCATCGTCTTGACAATCCTCCAGCCGCCAAAGAAAGTGCCTGCAAGCCCCCAACAACAAGTGCAGAGCCAATGAGCCCTCCAATAAGCGCGTGTCTGCTTGATGATGGCAGGCCAAACCACCAAGTAATAAGGTCCCACACTATGGCGCCGATCAGACCTGCAAGAATTGCATAAACGGTCGAGAACTCGGGCTGGATTATGCCCTTGCCCACAGTTGCCGCTACCGCCGTGCCAAATACAAAGGGTCCTGCGAATTTGCAAATGCGGCAATGCTTACTGCCTGGAGCGGCAGCAGCACTCTCGTGCCCACAACTGTCGCTATCGAGTTTGCAGCATCGTGGAACTCGTTAACAAAGTCAAAAAAAGCGCTGCTGCTATTGCCCCGTAAACAACCAGTATTATTTCCTCTTCAGCCACGCCTGATCATCAACCATACTTGAGCGCAATGTCTTCAAACACGTCAGCAACGTCGGCGCATTTGTCAAGCGCCACCTCAAGAGTTTCATAAACCTCTTTTAGCTTGATGATTTCAAATGGGTTGCTTGTCTCAAGGAGCTCTGCAATCGCAGTCCGGTAAATCGTGTCAGCCTCGTGCTCGTACTTGCTGATGTTGCGGCAGTGCTCCACCAGGTCAGCGGAATTCTTGAACCCTCTGAGGCGTGTCATGGGCAGATGCACCTCCTGCGATGCAGACAGTAAAATCTTGGCCAGCTCTAGCATGTATGAAGTCGGTTCTTTTATCTTGAACGGAACGAATCTCTCGGCTGTCTCGTCGGTGTAATCTAGGATTCCGTCTACGACGCCTGTAAGGCTTGATATATCTTCGCGATCCAGCGGCGTCACAAAAGTTCTGTCCAGCAACATATAGAGATCGTGCGTGATCCTGTCGCCCTCGTGCTCTAGGTCCTTTATCTTTGCCTTGCGCTCGTTGACATTGTCAAAGTTTGATATCAATTCTACAAGGGCGCTGGTTGCCTTGAGCAGGTTGGCGTTCTGCATCTCCAGTTTGTCTATTATCTCCTTGTCGTTGGCGCGCACTCGCGAGAGGAAGCCGGCTATCATAGACCGAAATCTAAACTACGTGAATATATTGCATACTACCATATACCATATGATCTATATTGATGATTGGCAGGTGTCAAGGTGCAAGCCACCATATAGGATTTGGCGCGACCTCATAGAGTTTTTCCCTTTTCTTCTTTTTCTCTACCGGCTTGGCCTCGGTTTCCTGCCTGCAGTGTTTTTCAAACTCGTCTAGATCCGTAAATGATGTCATGCATTTGTTGCAGACAAGATAGCTGCTGTTCTTAGAATCTGCGATGACAGAAATCAATGGATCCTTGCTGATCCTGATTACCCTGTCATGTGGCAGCGTTATTGCTATTATCCCGCCATCTTGCCAGCTCTTGAAATGCTTCTCAAATTGTTCATAGGCAGAAACTGTAAAACAGGCAACTGGATCGTTCTCAAAGTCACATGATTTTTTCTTGCGGATGTATTCGTTGTGCAAGTTTTGCAGCCAGCGATCTACGATCTCTGGATTCTCAGACAGGATCGATTGGACGATCTCTGGAGTGTAAATCGCGATCTTGGTTTCCAGCGCGCTATTTGCTACCAAGCTATAACCTTTCAGCTCCAAGCCAAGCGACTCGTCCTCAAACGCATGTGTCACAGGGTATTATTGTTTTCCAAATTATTAAGGCTTCCTTCGTGAAAGTTGAATATTATGTATTTAAATAATTAGAATGTTGATTTTTTGCATTTTATCACTCATTAGTTCGTAATTCTATATTATGTAAAATAGAAAGAGGGGATCTGTTAACACCCCATCTTTTTGATAGGCGCGCCAAACAAACTGCGGATTTGCCAGTCTATACTTGGAATAGTTAATGTTGGATGTGTAGATATATACCAGGTAGCGACTATCAATACTGCTAAAATTAAGTTTGGCGTAGGTAGCATGGCTCGTCCACATGAATACCTACGTTCTGTTTATTGATTGGATAGTATAAGATAATTTATCGCCTCTAAAGTAGAAGCTTTTTACAGAAAATTAATAACAAAATCATCATTTTCTGTCACATTGACAATTGAAGATATTGACCCCGATATCCGGGGCATACTTCTTCCGGGTGAACAGATCATATTCATAGCCTCGCAGTCAAAGGTTGCCCCGGGCGGCTCATTCTTGCCAAACAGTATCTACATTACAAACATACGCGTCATATTCAAGGACCCGCGCTGGTTCGGGTTGAAAGTAGACATAATGGATATCAGCTACAGAGACATATCCACGGTCATGCTCAAGCGCGGAGTTTTCACGACAGAACTTTACTTCAAGCCGCATTTTACAGACTACAAAGTCAAGCTTCCAGCGCTCGAAAAAAAGGCTGCCCAGAGAATCAGTCAGCTCATCCAGAGAGGGATAAGAGGCGAGCTGCCAGGTCAGAACCAGCTGACAATTCCTGACATCAGTGCAGTGCAGACAGTAGAGCAGGCTGCTGCAGCAGAAGTACAGCCTGTCGAAAAAGAAGAAAAAAAGCCAGCGCAAAGCGCCGATAACACAACAGCTTCTTGTCGCTACTGCAATTTCACCGTGCAGCCAGCATCCAAGTTTTGCCCAGAATGCGGCAAGAGCGTGCAGATAGAGACAAATATCTTTAAAGTTTGCCCAAGCTGCGACGCAGTCACTTCGGATGACGCGATTTTCTGCAGCACGTGCCACCAAAAGTTTCCGGACAACTTTCTCCAATAGAGAAAGGCTCCAGAAATCTTAAGAGTTCAATCCTGCGGCATAACTGCATGGGTGCAATTCTAGCGGCAATTTTGATCGGCATCCTGGTATTGGCGATAATAGGGCTTGGCTGGCAGAAGTTCTTTTCAGGGATTGCAAGCGGCGCCAGGCAGGTGGTTGATAACCCTCTAGTCGAGGAAGCCAAGGAATACTTGGGTGGATTTGCAGGTCAGAAGGATATC
Coding sequences within it:
- a CDS encoding PH domain-containing protein; amino-acid sequence: MTIEDIDPDIRGILLPGEQIIFIASQSKVAPGGSFLPNSIYITNIRVIFKDPRWFGLKVDIMDISYRDISTVMLKRGVFTTELYFKPHFTDYKVKLPALEKKAAQRISQLIQRGIRGELPGQNQLTIPDISAVQTVEQAAAAEVQPVEKEEKKPAQSADNTTASCRYCNFTVQPASKFCPECGKSVQIETNIFKVCPSCDAVTSDDAIFCSTCHQKFPDNFLQ
- a CDS encoding DUF47 domain-containing protein, with product MRANDKEIIDKLEMQNANLLKATSALVELISNFDNVNERKAKIKDLEHEGDRITHDLYMLLDRTFVTPLDREDISSLTGVVDGILDYTDETAERFVPFKIKEPTSYMLELAKILLSASQEVHLPMTRLRGFKNSADLVEHCRNISKYEHEADTIYRTAIAELLETSNPFEIIKLKEVYETLEVALDKCADVADVFEDIALKYG
- a CDS encoding UbiA prenyltransferase family protein, with the protein product MTAIIEGGQQQPQENINSQVKASFVRSQLILFNSRRKFGLLYSLATLAGIFCVPGVIGAIGSETEILEAIRGVLPLPFISLLVAVGMYILNDLVDADLDRTNAKSRPIPSGKVSRRQVWTFIVLTNGTGVVLAASTSNLTSIMLVAPMLLIGILYSAPKVALMKRFVIKNLTIAIFYMLCVLLGITSSYGTELAFSEPIVPIHAMAIFGIMIFVGSIVNDLGDVKGDRAAGRRTIPIVLGGKSTLTTLIILLACMPAISWTLYALAADGMSMTTAIATSVVGLLAVARMTKISRVLQDAELMRKQHKKWFPLHMVLQTSFVIGGLLFI
- a CDS encoding methyltransferase domain-containing protein — protein: MTESYILGDHDREIKRLETQAKLFEPLTRQTLLAAGLKKGMSCADIGCGSGSVSRLMAEMVGVAGRVLGVDMDDRYLQYCRTVSPQHNMEFVHDNICESRLDGKERFDIVYSRFVFHHLNDTKKAVRSMIQLAKRGGAIIIQELDHAPGSWLSYPENKAFNSLREVYVALIKKTGADPLAGRKLYKLLMDESLDTTIECYSPCILMGCEPYSSLGWQLADSLKPRILKHGLQSEREFANMYKGLKELAKKKGSFVTYARLFSAVGRKRK
- a CDS encoding alpha/beta hydrolase; its protein translation is MTFYETASGKINVIETLSKEPKNDTVLCIHGLCCDARIFTYIGIKLSEAGYNVASMDLPGHGRSDGEKGDLDFDMCIKSIDQIVRDLKKRSSRVFLLAHSMGSTFALWYAHLFKSSIDGLILLCPYIRVRNMKRRFDAEPNTIQSLLLLLGRIFVPSKRLDITKAFPTYVRIGGDRVAWMMKDPIINFRYSYRYLVDVITVKNNKLAELSDVGDLPVLLLHGKEDRNVYLQVSEEFFKLLRTKRKNIEIFDCDHWFYDAMFYIQSSTYTEESRMKFISSLVTWMRSLDGRK